In Helianthus annuus cultivar XRQ/B chromosome 9, HanXRQr2.0-SUNRISE, whole genome shotgun sequence, the following are encoded in one genomic region:
- the LOC110878064 gene encoding carbamoyl-phosphate synthase large chain, chloroplastic codes for MAAHCFNPCDNILIKPTNTSTFISPKSKSYPFSFFSLNKPKITHQLSSVSTRTPAVCSNASTTKPIQDKKPQVGKRTDIKKIMILGAGPIVIGQACEFDYSGTQACKALRENGYEVVLINSNPATIMTDPEMADRTYIEPMTPELVEQIIAQERPDAILPTMGGQTALNLAVALAENGVLDKYNVELIGAKLEAIKKAEDRDLFKQAMKNIGLKTPPSGIGTTLEECFQIAEKIGEFPLIIRPAFTLGGSGGGIAYNKEEFEAICKSGLAASVTSQVLVEKSLLGWKEYELEVMRDLADNVVIICSIENIDPMGVHTGDSITVAPAQTLTDKEYQRLRDYSIAIIREIGVECGGSNVQFAVNPEDGEVMVIEMNPRVSRSSALASKATGFPIAKMAAKLSVGYSLDQIPNDITMKTPASFEPSIDYVVTKIPRFAFEKFPGSQPVLTTQMKSVGESMAVGRTFQESFQKAVRSLECGYSGWGCAPNKELEWDWEKIKYSLRVPNPDRIHALYAAMKRGMKVDAIHDISFIDKWFLTQLKELVDVEQYIMAKGLSQLTKDEFYEVKKRGFSDKQIAFALKSTEKEVRVKRLTLGIVPAYKRVDTCAAEFEANTPYMYSSYDYECESAPTKTKKVLILGGGPNRIGQGIEFDYCCCHASFALQDAGYETIMMNSNPETVSTDYDTSDRLYFEPLTVEDVLNVIDMEKPDGIIVQFGGQTPLKLALPIQRYLDEHKPASASGGRVQIWGTSPDSIDAAEDRERFNAILKELQIEQPKGGIAKSEADALAIASEIGYPVVVRPSYVLGGRAMEIVYSDEKLITYLETAVEVDPERPVLVDRYLSDAIEIDIDSLADLHGNVVIGGIMEHIEQAGVHSGDSACMIPTKTVSQSSLETIRSWTTKLAKRLNVCGLMNCQYAITGSGDVFLLEANPRASRTVPFVSKAIGRPLAKYASLAMSGMSLHELGFTKEVIPKHVSVKEAVLPFEKFQGCDVFLGPEMRSTGEVMGIDTDFSIAFAKSQIAAGQKLPVSGTIFLSLNDMTKPQLGKIARAFLGLGFTIVATSGTAHVLEMDGVPVERVLKLHEGRPHAGDMIANGLINLIVMTSSNDDLDQIDGRQLRRMALAYKIPIITTVSGALATCEAIRSLKTSKFKMVAIQDYFVEQQIGKTTAAI; via the exons ATGGCGGCTCACTGCTTCAACCCCTGTGACAACATCCTCATCAAACCCACTAACACATCCACTTTCATATCCCCCAAATCTAAATCATACCCCTTCTCATTCTTCTCCCTAAACAAGCCCAAAATCACCCACCAATTATCCTCTGTTTCAACACGCACACCAGCTGTTTGCTCAAATGCCTCAACCACCAAACCGATTCAAGACAAGAAACCACAAGTGGGTAAGCGTACTGACATTAAAAAGATTATGATTCTTGGTGCTGGGCCGATTGTTATTGGGCAAGCTTGTGAATTTGATTATTCTGGTACTCAAGCTTGTAAGGCGTTAAGAGAGAATGGTTATGAGGTTGTGCTTATTAACTCAAACCCTGCAACTATCATGACTGATCCCGAGATGGCTGACAGGACTTACATTGAGCCCATGACACCGGAATTAGTCGAGCAGATTATCGCGCAAGAGAGACCCGACGCGATTCTGCCCACGATGGGCGGGCAGACCGCGCTTAATCTTGCGGTCGCTTTGGCCGAAAACGGGGTGCTTGATAAGTATAATGTGGAGTTAATTGGGGCTAAACTTGAGGCTATCAAGAAGGCCGAGGATAGGGACTTGTTTAAGCAGGCGATGAAGAACATCGGGCTTAAAACTCCGCCTTCCGGGATTGGTACTACCCTTGAAGAATGTTTTCAAATTGCCGAAAAGATTGGTGAGTTTCCTTTGATTATTAGGCCCGCATTTACGTTAGGGGGGTCTGGTGGTGGGATTGCGTATAACAAAGAGGAATTCGAGGCGATATGTAAGTCAGGGCTTGCAGCCAGTGTGACATCACAGGTTTTAGTCGAGAAATCGTTGTTAGGATGGAAGGAGTATGAGCTTGAGGTTATGAGGGATTTGGCTGATAATGTGGTTATCATATGTTCAATTGAGAACATTGATCCAATGGGTGTGCATACTGGTGATTCGATCACGGTTGCCCCTGCACAAACCTTGACCGATAAGGAGTACCAACGGCTTCGTGATTATTCCATCGCGATTATTCGGGAAATTGGTGTTGAGTGTGGTGGTTCTAATGTGCAGTTTGCTGTGAATCCAGAAGACGGTGAGGTTATGGTTATTGAGATGAATCCTCGGGTTTCGAGGTCTTCTGCTTTGGCGTCGAAAGCTACTGGTTTCCCTATTGCGAAGATGGCTGCTAAGTTGTCCGTTGGTTATTCGTTGGATCAGATTCCGAATGATATCACGATGAAGACACCTGCTAGTTTTGAACCGTCTATTGACTATGTTGTCACAAAG ATACCAAGATTTGCATTCGAGAAATTCCCAGGATCTCAGCCCGTATTGACGACACAAATGAAGTCTGTCGGTGAATCGATGGCAGTTGGACGAACGTTTCAAGAGTCTTTTCAAAAGGCGGTTAGATCGCTTGAATGCGGTTACTCGGGTTGGGGCTGTGCACCGAACAAAGAGCTCGAATGGGACTGGGAGAAAATCAAATACAGTTTGCGGGTCCCAAACCCGGACCGTATTCACGCTCTATATGCCGCAATGAAACGAGGCATGAAGGTGGATGCGATCCATGATATAAGTTTCATCGACAAATGGTTTCTCACACAACTTAAAGAATTAGTAGACGTTGAACAATACATCATGGCGAAAGGTTTATCTCAGCTTACTAAAGATGAGTTTTACGAGGTTAAAAAGCGCGGTTTTAGTGATAAACAGATTGCGTTTGCTTTGAAGTCAACTGAAAAAGAAGTCCGGGTCAAACGGTTGACTTTAGGAATCGTGCCGGCTTACAAACGTGTTGATACTTGTGCTGCTGAGTTTGAAGCGAACACTCCTTATATGTATTCGTCTTATGATTATGAATGTGAATCGGCTCCAACTAAAACGAAAAAGGTTTTGATTTTGGGTGGTGGGCCTAATCGTATCGGTCAAGGGATCGAGTTTGACTACTGCTGCTGTCATGCTTCATTTGCTCTTCAG GATGCAGGGTACGAAACCATTATGATGAATTCAAACCCCGAAACCGTATCTACCGATTACGATACAAGCGACCGTCTCTACTTTGAACCGCTAACGGTCGAAGATGTTCTTAACGTCATCGACATGGAAAAGCCCGACGGCATCATTGTGCAGTTTGGCGGTCAAACCCCGCTGAAACTCGCTCTACCGATCCAACGCTATCTCGATGAGCACAAACCGGCATCGGCTAGCGGCGGTCGGGTCCAAATATGGGGCACGTCGCCCGATTCCATTGACGCAGCCGAGGATCGGGAGCGGTTCAACGCAATTTTGAAAGAGCTACAAATCGAACAACCGAAAGGTGGGATAGCCAAAAGTGAAGCCGATGCGTTAGCTATCGCGTCGGAGATCGGGTACCCGGTTGTTGTTAGACCGTCTTATGTTTTAGGTGGTCGGGCCATGGAGATTGTTTATAGCGATGAAAAGCTAATAACGTATCTTGAAACAGCTGTTGAGGTGGATCCGGAACGACCTGTTTTGGTTGATCGGTACTTATCCGATGCTATCGAAATCGATATTGATTCACTGGCAGATTTGCATGGTAATGTTGTCATCGGTGGAATCATGGAGCATATCGAACAAGCTGGAGTCCACTCCGGTGATTCCGCTTGCATGATTCCGACAAAAACGGTTTCACAATCGAGCCTTGAAACAATCAGATCGTGGACCACTAAACTGGCTAAACGGTTGAATGTGTGCGGGCTTATGAACTGTCAGTATGCAATTACCGGCTCTGGGGATGTTTTCTTGCTTGAAGCAAACCCGCGGGCCTCTCGTACGGTTCCGTTCGTTTCTAAAGCGATCGGACGCCCGCTGGCTAAATACGCTTCACTTGCGATGTCGGGAATGTCTCTTCACGAGCTTGGATTCACAAAAGAAGTCATCCCGAAACATGTTTCGGTTAAAGAAGCCGTCCTTCCATTTGAGAAATTTCAAGGATGCGACGTGTTTCTCGGGCCCGAAATGCGTAGCACCGGTGAAGTAATGGGCATCGACACGGATTTCTCCATCGCATTCGCCAAATCACAAATCGCCGCAGGCCAGAAGCTTCCCGTTTCAGGGACCATTTTCCTTAGTTTGAACGATATGACGAAACCACAATTAGGGAAAATTGCGCGGGCGTTTTTGGGGCTCGGGTTTACGATCGTCGCTACTTCCGGGACAGCTCATGTTCTTGAAATGGATGGTGTTCCGGTTGAGCGGGTATTGAAGCTTCATGAAGGGCGTCCGCATGCCGGTGATATGATTGCAAACGGGTTAATTAACTTAATCGTGATGACTAGTTCTAACGATGATTTGGATCAGATTGACGGGCGTCAGTTGAGGAGGATGGCACTTGCGTACAAGATTCCGATTATTACGACGGTTTCGGGTGCTTTGGCTACTTGTGAGGCGATAAGAAGCTTGAAAACTTCCAAGTTCAAAATGGTTGCTATTCAAGATTACTTTGTAGAGCAGCAGATTG gtaAGACCACTGCAGCAATTTGA